A region from the Nocardioides coralli genome encodes:
- a CDS encoding alkaline phosphatase family protein, translated as MSELVEPAYGDRTLGDVLPAVAAALGTPIGDPTGVTLPEAPGYVVFLVDGLGAELLRRHAHAAPFLASLLEEGETATAGVPSTTATSLTSLGTALPPGSHGLVGFTSRVPGTDQLLNALLWDADVDPVAWQPHPTAFARIASAGATVTTVNKREFRGSGLTVASQRGVDYVGADRVGERIAAVLAASATGPSLTYMYDADLDWTGHRFGVASTPWLQQLGMVDAEAEQLRDALPAQTRLLVVADHGMVDSPPESRIDIDDHAELRDGLALVGGEARFRHLYVQRGAVDDVAASWRETLGERAEVLTRDEAIARGWFGAVEPAVRPRLGDVVVAATGDTAVLSSSSFPYEATLVGLHGSLTPAEMLIPLLVC; from the coding sequence GTGAGCGAGCTCGTCGAGCCCGCGTACGGCGACCGCACGCTCGGTGACGTCCTCCCGGCGGTGGCCGCCGCCCTCGGCACGCCCATCGGCGACCCGACCGGGGTGACGCTGCCGGAAGCCCCCGGCTACGTGGTCTTCCTCGTCGACGGGCTGGGCGCCGAGCTGCTGCGCCGTCACGCGCACGCGGCACCCTTCCTCGCGTCGCTGCTCGAGGAAGGTGAGACGGCCACGGCGGGCGTGCCCTCGACGACCGCCACCAGCCTCACCTCGCTGGGCACGGCGCTGCCGCCTGGTAGCCACGGTCTGGTCGGCTTCACCTCGCGGGTGCCCGGCACCGACCAGCTCCTCAACGCGCTGCTCTGGGACGCCGACGTCGACCCGGTGGCCTGGCAGCCGCACCCGACGGCCTTCGCCCGGATCGCCTCGGCGGGGGCGACCGTCACGACGGTCAACAAGCGGGAGTTCCGGGGGAGCGGACTGACGGTCGCGTCCCAGCGGGGTGTCGACTACGTCGGCGCCGACCGCGTCGGTGAGCGGATCGCCGCGGTGCTGGCCGCGTCCGCGACCGGGCCGTCACTGACCTACATGTACGACGCGGACCTCGACTGGACCGGGCACCGGTTCGGTGTCGCCTCCACCCCGTGGCTCCAGCAGCTGGGCATGGTGGACGCCGAGGCCGAGCAGCTGCGCGACGCGCTGCCGGCCCAGACCCGGCTGCTCGTCGTGGCCGACCACGGGATGGTCGACTCGCCGCCGGAGAGCCGGATCGACATCGACGACCACGCCGAGCTGCGCGACGGGCTGGCGCTGGTGGGCGGGGAGGCCCGGTTCCGGCACCTCTACGTGCAGCGGGGCGCCGTCGACGACGTGGCGGCCAGCTGGCGCGAGACGCTGGGAGAGCGGGCCGAGGTGCTCACCCGCGACGAGGCGATCGCCCGTGGCTGGTTCGGGGCGGTCGAGCCCGCGGTCCGGCCCAGGCTGGGCGACGTGGTCGTCGCGGCGACCGGCGACACCGCGGTGCTCTCGTCCTCCTCGTTCCCCTACGAGGCGACCCTCGTGGGCCTGCACGGCTCGCTGACGCCGGCCGAGATGCTGATCCCGCTGCTGGTCTGCTGA
- a CDS encoding DUF5998 family protein: MRTRTHEDRDRAAELRDAIDRTGYYPEVVADGVRSALAGEQVVSFHLHHEPTFDRDEVRRHLTVVVLTPTRLVLAHTDEHQGDDLLPEPYTSTSTEAIALSSVKSVVVTRMVTSPATGEGQVAEAVLTIGWGGAGRLDLEPASCSDPQCDADHGYTGNFTSDDFSLRVSAAAEGADAVTRLLAFADSLSARTQSA; this comes from the coding sequence ATGCGCACCCGCACCCACGAGGACCGCGACCGGGCCGCCGAGCTCCGCGACGCGATCGACCGCACCGGCTACTACCCCGAGGTGGTCGCCGACGGGGTGCGGTCCGCGCTCGCGGGTGAGCAGGTGGTGTCCTTCCACCTCCACCACGAGCCCACCTTCGACCGTGACGAGGTACGCCGGCACCTGACCGTCGTCGTGCTGACGCCGACGCGGCTCGTGCTGGCCCACACCGACGAGCACCAGGGTGACGACCTGCTGCCCGAGCCCTACACCTCGACCTCCACGGAGGCGATCGCGCTGTCCTCGGTGAAGTCGGTCGTGGTCACCCGGATGGTCACCAGTCCCGCGACGGGGGAGGGCCAGGTCGCGGAGGCCGTCCTCACGATCGGGTGGGGTGGCGCCGGCCGCCTCGACCTCGAGCCGGCGTCCTGCTCCGACCCGCAGTGCGACGCCGACCACGGCTACACCGGCAACTTCACCTCCGACGACTTCTCGCTGCGGGTCTCCGCCGCGGCCGAGGGTGCGGATGCCGTCACCCGGCTGCTCGCCTTCGCCGACTCGCTGTCGGCACGCACCCAGTCGGCGTGA
- a CDS encoding bifunctional GNAT family N-acetyltransferase/acetate--CoA ligase family protein, with amino-acid sequence MSEVEEETAQPPRHWEADVLLRDGRTAHLRPVRPGDGELLVAFYSRVSEESKYFRFFTPMPRLSDRDVQRFITVDHRDRVAMVMEVGGHMIAIGRYDVVEPGQAEVAFLVEDRHQGRGIGQLLLEHLAQAGRENGIERFHAEVLPDNKKMLATFRDAGYRVASDYEDGVMEVEFSIDPTDTSVGVMVSREHRAESASIQHFLHPRSVAVVGASRRQDTIGRALVRNLVTGNFVGRVYAVNPTSEAVSGMPTYPTVNDVPGDVDVAIVAVPADAVQDVVLDCAAKGVHGLVVISSGFAETGEEGRQRQRRLVGLARSYGLRLIGPNALGIINTNPAISLNASLSPLMPPGGRAGFFCQSGALGSAILEKVNNRGLGLSTFVSAGNRADVSGNDLLQFWEEDGDTEVVLLYLESIGNPRKFSRIARRVSLRKPIIAVRSGRTTQGVPMGHAVRQFSAPVQAVDAMFRQAGVIQVDTLDDMFDVAQLLAHQPLPRGRRVAVVGNSDALGLLAADAASEVGLVVSKSVSLGAEAGADDFEDALDAAIDDPDVDAVVAVYIPPLNVSGEDVANVLAAVGEQSDKPLVSSFLGAEGVPELLRVPDVAGRAAGRGSVPSYPGVEAAVRALARVVGYAVWLRTPDGAALDTSDIDLVAARRLIGEALHQNPDGVDLDPEQVSQLLAAYGITVWPEIPVATLEEAEKAGGDLGWDVVLKATAAHLRERPDLAHVWRNIDTREEMRDAWRSLQELITDADAAGFVVQRNAPPGIPVAISSMEDPLFGPVVSFGISGPLTELLGDRSYRIPPIREHDAEAMVREIKSSPMLFGYRGSEAVDVGNVERLILRVAQLQHDLPQVSALDLPLVLAGADDLTVLRATIRLDPVAQSRSDWFARRMPTMPGDTGSG; translated from the coding sequence ATGTCCGAGGTCGAGGAGGAGACCGCACAGCCGCCGCGGCACTGGGAGGCCGACGTCCTGCTGCGGGACGGGCGGACCGCCCACCTGCGCCCCGTGCGGCCCGGTGACGGCGAGCTGCTGGTCGCGTTCTACTCGCGCGTGTCCGAGGAGTCCAAGTACTTCCGCTTCTTCACGCCCATGCCCCGGCTGTCGGACCGCGACGTCCAGCGGTTCATCACCGTCGACCACAGGGACCGGGTGGCGATGGTGATGGAGGTGGGCGGACACATGATCGCCATCGGTCGCTACGACGTGGTCGAGCCGGGTCAGGCGGAGGTGGCCTTCCTGGTGGAGGACCGTCACCAGGGCCGTGGGATCGGCCAGCTGCTGCTCGAGCACCTCGCGCAGGCGGGTCGCGAGAACGGCATCGAGCGGTTCCACGCCGAGGTGCTGCCCGACAACAAGAAGATGCTCGCCACGTTCCGCGACGCCGGCTACCGCGTCGCCAGCGACTACGAGGACGGCGTGATGGAGGTCGAGTTCTCCATCGACCCCACCGACACGTCGGTGGGCGTCATGGTGTCCAGGGAGCACCGCGCCGAGTCGGCGTCGATCCAGCACTTCCTGCACCCGCGGTCGGTCGCCGTGGTCGGCGCCAGCCGTCGCCAGGACACCATCGGCCGGGCGTTGGTGCGCAACCTGGTCACCGGCAACTTCGTCGGCCGTGTCTACGCCGTCAACCCGACCTCGGAGGCGGTCTCGGGCATGCCGACCTACCCGACGGTCAACGACGTCCCGGGGGACGTCGACGTCGCGATCGTGGCCGTGCCGGCCGACGCGGTCCAGGACGTCGTCCTCGACTGCGCCGCCAAGGGCGTCCACGGCCTGGTCGTCATCTCCTCCGGGTTCGCCGAGACCGGGGAGGAGGGCCGGCAGCGGCAGCGCCGGCTGGTCGGTCTGGCGCGCTCCTACGGCCTGCGGCTGATCGGCCCCAACGCCCTCGGCATCATCAACACGAACCCGGCGATCTCGCTCAACGCCTCCCTGTCGCCGTTGATGCCGCCCGGTGGACGCGCCGGGTTCTTCTGCCAGTCCGGTGCGCTCGGCTCGGCGATCCTCGAGAAGGTCAACAACCGTGGCCTGGGCCTGTCGACGTTCGTCAGCGCCGGCAACCGCGCCGACGTGTCCGGCAACGACCTGCTGCAGTTCTGGGAGGAGGACGGCGACACCGAGGTGGTGCTGCTCTACCTGGAGTCGATCGGCAACCCGCGGAAGTTCTCCCGGATCGCGCGCCGGGTGTCCTTGCGCAAGCCCATCATCGCGGTCCGCTCGGGCCGGACCACCCAGGGCGTGCCGATGGGCCACGCGGTGCGCCAGTTCTCCGCGCCCGTGCAGGCGGTGGACGCCATGTTCCGCCAGGCCGGGGTGATCCAGGTCGACACCCTCGACGACATGTTCGACGTCGCCCAGCTGCTCGCCCACCAGCCGCTCCCTCGCGGCCGTCGCGTGGCCGTGGTCGGCAACTCCGACGCGCTGGGGCTCTTGGCCGCCGACGCCGCCAGCGAGGTCGGGCTCGTGGTCAGCAAGTCGGTCTCCCTCGGCGCCGAGGCCGGCGCCGACGACTTCGAGGACGCGCTCGACGCAGCGATCGACGACCCCGACGTCGACGCGGTGGTCGCCGTCTACATCCCCCCGCTCAACGTGTCAGGCGAGGACGTCGCCAACGTGCTGGCCGCGGTGGGGGAGCAGTCCGACAAGCCGCTGGTCTCCTCGTTCCTCGGGGCCGAGGGCGTGCCCGAGCTGCTGAGGGTCCCCGACGTCGCCGGCCGGGCGGCCGGTCGTGGCTCGGTGCCGTCCTATCCCGGGGTGGAGGCGGCCGTGCGCGCGCTGGCGCGCGTGGTCGGGTACGCCGTGTGGCTGCGGACCCCCGACGGCGCCGCGCTCGACACCAGCGACATCGACCTGGTGGCGGCTCGCCGCCTCATCGGGGAGGCCCTGCACCAGAACCCCGACGGGGTCGACCTCGACCCCGAGCAGGTCTCCCAGCTGCTCGCGGCGTACGGCATCACCGTCTGGCCCGAGATCCCCGTGGCCACCCTCGAGGAGGCGGAGAAGGCAGGTGGAGACCTGGGCTGGGACGTGGTCCTCAAGGCGACTGCCGCCCACCTGCGCGAGCGTCCCGACCTCGCCCACGTGTGGCGCAACATCGACACCCGCGAGGAGATGCGCGACGCGTGGAGGTCGCTGCAGGAGCTCATCACCGATGCCGACGCCGCCGGGTTCGTGGTGCAGCGCAACGCCCCGCCCGGCATCCCCGTCGCGATCTCGAGCATGGAGGACCCGCTCTTCGGACCCGTGGTCTCCTTCGGCATCTCGGGGCCGCTGACCGAGCTCCTGGGCGACCGCTCCTACCGGATCCCCCCGATCCGTGAGCACGACGCGGAGGCGATGGTCCGCGAGATCAAGTCCTCACCCATGCTGTTCGGCTACCGCGGCTCGGAGGCGGTGGACGTCGGCAACGTGGAGCGGCTGATCCTGCGGGTGGCCCAGCTGCAGCACGACCTGCCGCAGGTCAGCGCGCTCGACCTGCCCCTGGTCCTGGCCGGCGCCGACGACCTGACGGTGCTGCGCGCCACGATCCGCCTCGATCCCGTCGCCCAGTCGCGGTCGGACTGGTTCGCCCGCCGGATGCCGACCATGCCGGGCGACACGGGCTCGGGGTGA
- a CDS encoding AfsR/SARP family transcriptional regulator, which produces MTTAISLLGSPAAVRDGERVEVRGHKPWLLLALLLLGDRPPSRERLQRLLFLDATDPAAALRWNLSQLRRLGIEVAGDPVVATVPADVDVDLARLDGGAADAAELPGLDEELLATIRPEPGTDLAVWLDEERRHLRQLAHDVRQEAALALLGRGDTQRALAHARRVVEAAPLDENAAALLVRCLRADGRVADARAAAQDAATRLREELGVEPTHALWSAVAAPLGGDRQYSGSAAVLAQIEAGESAVNAGAIDTGLRSLQGAVLAARALREEPLLARALVSLGSSLIHGVRGVDQEGLAMLHEAVPLTEQVGDAPLAVVARREIGYVDFLRGRYDRATHWFGRARDAADAGTSGLGWVDLYDGASADDVGDTPRARLLLESALEKSAAERDLRLESFARTMLGRSQLLAGEADEAHHSLRGALDVARALDWTGFLPFPEALLAESTRMRGDTSRSRELAEHALVTGEQVGDPCWESLAVRTLGLVSIDQGDVSSGVALLEEAPARCRRLPDTYRWIEMWGYAALLELVDRQLVDDRGDWRSYLQTEASAMGMRPMVDQVRLSG; this is translated from the coding sequence GTGACCACCGCGATATCCCTGCTCGGCAGCCCGGCCGCCGTCCGCGACGGCGAACGCGTCGAGGTCCGCGGGCACAAGCCGTGGCTGCTGCTCGCGCTGCTCCTGCTCGGCGACCGACCCCCGTCGCGGGAGCGGCTGCAGCGGCTGCTCTTCCTGGACGCGACCGACCCCGCGGCGGCGCTCCGCTGGAACCTGTCGCAGCTGCGCAGGCTGGGGATCGAGGTGGCCGGCGACCCGGTCGTGGCCACGGTCCCGGCCGACGTGGACGTCGACCTGGCGCGGCTCGACGGCGGCGCAGCCGACGCCGCCGAGCTGCCGGGTCTCGACGAGGAGCTCCTGGCCACGATCCGGCCCGAGCCGGGAACCGACCTCGCCGTCTGGCTCGACGAGGAGCGCCGCCACCTGCGGCAGCTCGCGCACGACGTACGGCAGGAGGCTGCGCTGGCGCTGCTGGGGCGGGGCGACACCCAGCGCGCGCTGGCCCACGCCCGCCGCGTCGTGGAGGCGGCACCGCTCGACGAGAACGCCGCAGCGCTGCTCGTCCGCTGCCTGCGCGCCGACGGCCGCGTGGCAGACGCCCGCGCAGCGGCCCAGGACGCCGCCACCCGGCTCCGCGAGGAGCTGGGCGTCGAGCCCACCCATGCCCTCTGGTCGGCGGTCGCCGCGCCGCTGGGCGGAGACCGGCAGTACTCGGGTTCGGCCGCCGTCCTCGCCCAGATCGAGGCCGGTGAGTCGGCGGTCAACGCCGGCGCAATCGACACCGGCCTCCGCTCCCTCCAGGGTGCGGTCCTCGCGGCCCGGGCCCTGCGGGAGGAGCCGCTGCTCGCCCGGGCGCTCGTGTCGCTCGGGTCGTCGCTCATCCATGGGGTCCGCGGCGTCGACCAGGAGGGGCTGGCGATGCTGCACGAGGCCGTGCCGCTGACCGAGCAGGTCGGCGACGCGCCGCTCGCGGTCGTGGCCCGCCGCGAGATCGGGTACGTCGACTTCCTGCGCGGTCGCTACGACCGCGCCACACACTGGTTCGGGCGCGCCCGCGATGCTGCCGACGCCGGGACGTCCGGACTGGGCTGGGTGGACCTCTACGACGGGGCCTCCGCCGACGACGTCGGCGACACCCCCCGCGCTCGCCTGCTCCTGGAGAGCGCGCTGGAGAAGTCAGCGGCGGAGCGCGACCTGCGCCTAGAGTCGTTCGCCCGCACCATGCTGGGGCGCTCGCAGCTCCTCGCCGGAGAGGCGGACGAGGCCCACCACTCGCTGCGCGGGGCCCTCGACGTAGCCCGCGCGCTCGACTGGACGGGGTTCCTGCCCTTCCCCGAGGCGCTCCTGGCCGAGTCCACGCGGATGCGCGGCGACACCTCCCGGAGCCGTGAGCTGGCCGAGCACGCCCTGGTGACGGGTGAGCAGGTGGGCGACCCGTGCTGGGAGTCGCTGGCCGTGCGGACCCTGGGGCTGGTCAGCATCGACCAAGGTGACGTGTCCAGTGGTGTGGCCCTCCTCGAGGAGGCACCCGCACGCTGCCGGCGGCTGCCCGACACCTACCGGTGGATCGAGATGTGGGGCTACGCCGCCCTTCTCGAGCTCGTCGACCGGCAGCTGGTCGACGATCGCGGGGACTGGCGCTCCTACCTCCAGACCGAGGCCAGCGCGATGGGCATGCGGCCGATGGTCGACCAGGTGCGTCTGTCCGGCTAG
- a CDS encoding sulfurtransferase, which yields MTGPLVTVSELAQLLGKVTVLDVRYRTGGAAGPAEFEAGHVPGAAYVDLDADLAAPPGPGGRHPLPDPAHFAAAMRRAGVSTGRPVVVYDDWGGRAAARCWWLLRHHGHPDVRVLDGGWAAWWQSGGAVAPYEDEVGPASPYPGDFEAAATGAMPLVGADEVLDLDLLVDARAPERHRGEVEPIDPVAGRIPGAVNVPTEANLDEEGRFRSAAELRELYEGVGVRPGATTAAYCGSGVTACHDLLAMEVAGLSAALYAGSWSGWITDPSRPVETG from the coding sequence ATGACGGGTCCCCTCGTGACGGTGTCGGAGCTGGCGCAGCTGCTCGGGAAGGTGACCGTGCTCGACGTGCGGTACCGGACCGGGGGAGCGGCCGGGCCGGCCGAGTTCGAGGCCGGACACGTCCCGGGAGCGGCGTACGTCGACCTGGACGCCGACCTCGCCGCGCCCCCGGGTCCGGGTGGCCGGCACCCGCTCCCGGATCCCGCGCACTTCGCGGCCGCGATGCGGCGAGCAGGGGTGTCGACGGGCCGGCCCGTGGTCGTCTACGACGACTGGGGCGGCCGCGCCGCCGCCCGGTGCTGGTGGCTCCTGCGGCACCACGGGCACCCCGACGTCCGGGTGCTCGACGGGGGTTGGGCTGCCTGGTGGCAGTCCGGTGGCGCCGTGGCGCCCTACGAGGACGAGGTCGGACCGGCGAGCCCGTACCCGGGCGACTTCGAGGCGGCTGCCACCGGCGCCATGCCGCTGGTCGGCGCCGACGAGGTCCTCGACCTGGACCTGCTGGTCGACGCCCGTGCCCCAGAGCGGCACCGCGGCGAGGTCGAGCCGATCGACCCCGTGGCCGGCCGGATCCCGGGGGCGGTCAACGTGCCGACCGAGGCCAACCTCGACGAGGAGGGGCGCTTCCGGTCGGCCGCCGAGCTGAGGGAGCTCTACGAGGGTGTCGGTGTGCGACCCGGGGCCACCACGGCGGCGTACTGCGGGAGCGGGGTCACGGCCTGCCACGACCTGCTGGCGATGGAGGTGGCCGGCCTCTCTGCGGCGCTGTACGCCGGCAGCTGGTCGGGGTGGATCACCGACCCGTCCCGGCCGGTCGAGACCGGCTGA
- a CDS encoding thymidine kinase: MAELHFFTGTMDSGKSTLALQTNHNHAARGRVGRIFTTHDRAGEAKLSSRLGLTHDAIEVAADFDFWRYVVDSLTRGGRIDYLICDEAQFYSRDQIDQLAKVVDELQVDVFAFGILTDFRSALFEGSARLVELADRMNVLQVEALCWCGKRATHNARTENGVMVTEGAVVVVGDVESLDGVPADRPEVAYEVLCRQHHRRRLTAARAKAVSLAPEPLPFG, translated from the coding sequence GTGGCGGAACTGCACTTCTTCACCGGAACCATGGACTCGGGCAAGAGCACGCTCGCGCTGCAGACCAACCACAACCACGCGGCTCGCGGACGCGTGGGCAGGATCTTCACCACGCACGACCGGGCCGGTGAGGCGAAGCTCTCGAGCCGGCTCGGACTCACCCACGACGCGATCGAGGTGGCGGCCGACTTCGACTTCTGGCGCTACGTGGTCGACAGCCTCACGCGCGGCGGCCGGATCGACTACCTGATCTGCGACGAGGCCCAGTTCTACTCCCGCGACCAGATCGACCAGCTCGCCAAGGTCGTCGACGAGCTCCAGGTCGACGTCTTCGCGTTCGGCATTCTCACCGACTTCCGCAGCGCCCTCTTCGAGGGCAGTGCCCGCCTGGTGGAGCTCGCGGACCGGATGAACGTGCTGCAGGTCGAGGCACTGTGCTGGTGCGGCAAGCGTGCCACCCACAACGCGCGCACCGAGAACGGCGTGATGGTCACCGAGGGCGCGGTCGTGGTGGTCGGGGACGTCGAGTCCCTCGACGGCGTGCCCGCCGACCGGCCGGAGGTCGCCTACGAGGTGCTGTGCCGCCAGCACCACCGGCGGCGGCTCACCGCCGCCCGGGCCAAGGCCGTGAGCCTCGCACCCGAGCCGCTCCCCTTCGGCTGA
- a CDS encoding multicopper oxidase family protein, producing the protein MFTRHWRLWVAGAATAALVLPLAWLWKASLLPDTFDLASMGYAEWGDGPVGALGAASGHHAHGIPVAELTGPDRPADVRETLTVRDEGDRITVNGTTPGPTLRVTQGDLVEVTLVNDDVEDGTTLHWHGVDVPNAADGVAGVTQDAVMPGEEYVYRFVAEDAGTFWYHSHQVSHEQVQRGLLGALVVTPEGGPAEEPDVDEVAVLHRYGAEGTLNGDAGVSVLDAAPADQVRLRVVNTDNGMASLWLPGTVFRVLAVDGTEVHEPSDLADVAVPVPAGGRVDLGLTVPAGGARVDFSGGPSLAIGGADAGATRSTRPDETLDLLTYGEPKPPPFDVDNPDRRFEYTIGKRPGFLDGRPGIWWTVNGGLYPDIPMYMVTEGDVAVFTISNESDDTHPMHLHGHHGLVLSRDGEPATGSPWWTDSLEVGVGEAYEVAVLADNPGIWMDHCHNLTHAAEGLVAHLMYDGIASSFHVGGHHHNEPE; encoded by the coding sequence GTGTTCACCCGGCACTGGCGGCTGTGGGTGGCGGGAGCCGCCACAGCCGCCCTCGTGCTGCCGCTGGCGTGGCTGTGGAAGGCCAGCCTCCTGCCCGACACGTTCGACCTCGCCTCCATGGGGTACGCGGAGTGGGGCGACGGCCCGGTGGGGGCACTGGGTGCCGCCTCCGGCCACCACGCCCACGGCATCCCCGTCGCCGAGCTGACCGGCCCGGACCGGCCCGCGGACGTACGCGAGACGCTGACGGTGCGGGACGAGGGTGACCGCATCACCGTCAACGGCACCACCCCGGGGCCGACCCTGCGCGTCACGCAGGGCGACCTCGTGGAGGTCACGCTCGTCAACGACGACGTCGAGGACGGGACGACGCTCCACTGGCACGGCGTCGACGTCCCGAACGCCGCCGACGGCGTCGCCGGGGTCACCCAGGACGCCGTGATGCCGGGTGAGGAGTACGTCTACCGCTTCGTCGCCGAGGACGCCGGCACCTTCTGGTACCACTCCCACCAGGTCTCCCACGAGCAGGTCCAGCGGGGGCTGCTGGGCGCTCTCGTCGTCACCCCCGAGGGTGGGCCGGCCGAGGAACCCGACGTCGACGAGGTCGCCGTGCTGCACCGCTACGGCGCCGAGGGCACCCTCAACGGCGACGCCGGCGTCTCCGTGCTCGACGCGGCGCCCGCCGACCAGGTCCGGCTCCGGGTGGTCAACACCGACAACGGGATGGCGTCCCTCTGGCTGCCGGGGACGGTTTTCCGCGTCCTGGCCGTGGACGGCACCGAGGTGCACGAGCCGAGCGACCTGGCGGACGTCGCGGTCCCGGTCCCCGCCGGTGGGCGGGTCGACCTCGGCCTCACCGTCCCCGCCGGAGGAGCTCGGGTGGACTTCTCCGGTGGCCCCTCGCTCGCGATCGGTGGCGCCGATGCGGGAGCCACGAGGTCGACCCGGCCGGACGAGACGCTCGACCTGCTCACCTACGGGGAGCCGAAGCCGCCCCCCTTCGACGTCGACAACCCCGATCGTCGTTTCGAGTACACCATCGGCAAGCGGCCCGGCTTCCTCGACGGCCGGCCCGGGATCTGGTGGACCGTCAACGGCGGTCTCTACCCCGACATCCCCATGTACATGGTCACCGAGGGAGACGTGGCGGTGTTCACCATCAGCAACGAGAGCGACGACACCCACCCGATGCACCTCCACGGCCATCACGGCCTGGTGCTCTCACGGGACGGTGAGCCCGCGACCGGCAGCCCGTGGTGGACCGACTCCCTCGAGGTCGGCGTCGGTGAGGCCTACGAGGTCGCCGTCCTGGCCGACAACCCTGGGATCTGGATGGACCACTGCCACAACCTCACCCACGCCGCGGAGGGGCTGGTCGCCCACCTGATGTACGACGGGATCGCGTCGTCCTTCCACGTGGGTGGCCACCACCACAACGAGCCGGAGTGA